CCGGGCATCCCGCCCGAGCAGCGCGAGCGGCTCTTCGACCGCTTCTACCGCGGCGACCCCTCGCGCTCCAGCGAGGGGGCCGGTCTCGGCCTGGCCATCGCGCAGGCCATCCTGCGCGCGCATGGCGGCCGCGTCGAGGTGGAGAGCACCGTCGGGCGGGGGAGCCGCTTCCTGCTCTGGCTGCCGCGCGCCGCGGCGGCGACCGCGGCTGCGGCGGCCGGGACGGAGGCGCGGGGCGCGGCTCCGCTGCCGCCGCTTCCGCCCGTCGCGGCACCGGGCGCCCCGCCGGCCGGGGCGGCGGGAGCGGCCGGCACGGCAGGCGCGGCAGGCGCACCCGAGGAGGCGAGCTCGCATCCCGGCACCCTGGAAGGATGAGGAGCAGGCCGAGCGCGACGAGCGCTGGATGCGCGTCGCCCTGGAGGCGGCCCGCCGCGCCGCCGCGGCCGGCGACGTGCCGGTGGGCGCCGCGCTGGTGGAGGGCGACCGCCTGCTGGCGCTGGGCGAGAACCGGCGCGAGCGCGACCAGGACCCCACCGCCCACGCCGAGGTGGTCGCCCTGCGCGGCGCGGCCACGCTGCGCCGCCGCTGGCACCTGGAGGGGACGACGCTCTACGTGACCCTGGAGCCGTGCCCCATGTGCGCCGGGGCGCTGGTCCTGGCGCGGGTGGACGCCCTGGTCTACGCGGCCGCCGATCCCCGTGCCGGCGCCGTGCGGACGCTCTGGCGCATCGCCGACGACCCCCGGCTCAACCACCGCCTGGAGGTGCGCGGCGGCGTACTGGAGGCGGAGGCGGCGGAGCTGCTGCGCGCCTTCTTCCGCGAGCGCCGCTAGCGGAGACGCCGGCACGGAGCCTCCGCCCCGGGGGCCGGCCGTCTCCCGCCTCCGCCCCCTCTTCCCGCAAGGCCGCCCGGCCTCAGTCGCCCCGCAGCGCCGTCCGGTACGTCTCCGGCAGTCTCCGCGCCAGGAGGACGGCGAGCAGCGTGCCCGCGCCGCCCAGCGCGATGGCCGTGCGCACGTCCTGGCCCAGCGCCTGGGCCAGCGCCAGCGCCGCCGCCGGGGCGAGGCCGGCGCCCAGGGCGCGCGCCACGTAGTAGACGAAGTTCTGGGCCGTGGCCCGGCCGTGGGTGGGATAGAGCTCGGAGAGCCAGACGCCCTGGACGCCGAAGTAACCGTAGCCGGCCTGGAGCCAGAGGAAGGCGAAGAAAGGCCACGACGTCCACAGGGTGGCGGGCGTCGCCGGCAGACGGAGGAGCGGCCCGACGACCAGGTAGAGCCCGTAGCCCAGAAGGCCGAAGAGACCGGTGAGCACGAAGGAGCGCCGGCGCCCGAGCGCGTCGCCCAGCGCGCCGCCCGCCAGGTAGGCGGCGATGGCGGCCAGCCAGCCGGCGTAGCCCAGCGACGCCACCTGCGACGCCCCCAGGCCGAAGACCGTCGTCCACATGGCCGGCGCGAAGGTGGCGACCGCGTAGCCCCCGAAGAAGGCGCCCACCATCATGGCGGTGGCCAGGAGGGTGCGGCGGCCGGCGCCGCCCCCGAGGATCTCCGCCACGGTGGCGAGCGCCTGGCGACCGGCCCCGGGACCGCGCCCGGCGCCGGAGGCCGCCGCCTGGCGGCTGGCCAGCCAGACGCGCGACTCCGGCATGCCGAGGCGGATGGCCACGGCCAGGACGGCCACCAGGCCCAGGTAGCCCATGGCCCAGCGCCAGCCCTCGGCGCCGTAGCGCTGGCTGGTGAAGGCGTAGAGCCAGGCGGCGACGAAGCCGCCGGCCAGGAACATGGACTGGAGAAGCCCGCCCAGCCAGCCGCGGCGGTTGCGGGCGGCGGGGTAGGCCTCGCTGACGTAGGCGAAGGCGATGCCCGACTCGCCGCCGATGCCGACGCCGGCCAGGACGCGCAACAGGAGGAGCACCCGCAGGTCGGGCGCGAAGGCGCTGGCCAGCGTGAAGAGCGAGTAGGTGGCCACCGTCAGGGTCAGCCCCAGGCGGCGGCCGCGGCGGTCGGCCAGCGCGCCGAAGAGGAGGCCGCCGGCCACGCCCGCCACGTAGCTGGCCGCCTGCACCCAGGAGAGGCTGGCCAGCGAGGCGTGGAAGTAGCTGGCCAGAGGCGCCATCTCGTAGATGAAGATGGTGAAGTCGGCGCCGTCGAAGACGGTGCCCAGGAGCGCGAAAAGTAGGATGCGGAGCCTCTCGCCCCGCTCGTAGGGGAGCGCCTCCGCCACCTTCGCCGAAAGCCGCGTCTCGACCATGATCCTCCGTCACCCGCCTCGGACCGGCCCGGGCCCCGAGCGGCCCGGCCGGCGGATTCCGGGAAGTCAGAGCAGCGCCGCCAGCGCCAGACCGGCGGCCAGCAGGAGCCCGCTCACCAGATGGAAGGCGCCCGCGGGGGGCACCGGGTTGCCGAGGAAGAGGCGCTTCCTGAGGCGGAGCGCCAGCGGCAGCGCCAGCAGCGCCAGGAGGGAGGATGCGGGCAGGAGGCCGCCCGCCGCCATAGGCAGGGCGAGCAGCGGCGCGCCCAGCAGCAGCCCCTCCAGCAGCCTCGCCGCACGCTCGCGGCCGAGGAGGATGGCCAGCGTCCGGCGGCCGTGCTCGCGGTCCTTCTCCAGGTCGCGGGTGTTGTTGGCCAGGAGGATGGCCGCCACCGTCAGGCCCACCGGCAGCGAGGCCCAGAGGGCCGCCGCCGTCAGCCGGCCGCCCGCGGCCACCTCGGCTACGCCCACCTCCAGCGGGCCCATCAGCAGAAAGACCAGCGCCTCGCCGAAAGGCGTGGCGGCCACCGGACGCGGCCCGGCGCTGTACGCCAGGCTGAGCGCGGCCGCCAGGAGCCCCAGCAGGAGGAGAACCGGGCCGCGGGCGGCGGCCAGGGCGGCGCCCAGGAGGACGGCCAGCGCGTAGACGCCCGCCGTCAGGAAGCCCAGCGTCCGCGGGCGCATCCGCCCCGAGACCAGCACGCCCGCGATCCCCACCGCCCCCGGCCGGTCGAGGCCGCGGCGGTAGTCGAAGAGCTCGTTGGCCATGTTGGTGCCGATTTGGAGAAGCAGCGCCACCAGGAGCACGTCGGCGGTCCAGAGCGGCGAGAGCGGCCCGGTCAGCCCCGCCGCGGCCGTCCCCA
This portion of the Bacillota bacterium genome encodes:
- a CDS encoding MFS transporter, coding for MVETRLSAKVAEALPYERGERLRILLFALLGTVFDGADFTIFIYEMAPLASYFHASLASLSWVQAASYVAGVAGGLLFGALADRRGRRLGLTLTVATYSLFTLASAFAPDLRVLLLLRVLAGVGIGGESGIAFAYVSEAYPAARNRRGWLGGLLQSMFLAGGFVAAWLYAFTSQRYGAEGWRWAMGYLGLVAVLAVAIRLGMPESRVWLASRQAAASGAGRGPGAGRQALATVAEILGGGAGRRTLLATAMMVGAFFGGYAVATFAPAMWTTVFGLGASQVASLGYAGWLAAIAAYLAGGALGDALGRRRSFVLTGLFGLLGYGLYLVVGPLLRLPATPATLWTSWPFFAFLWLQAGYGYFGVQGVWLSELYPTHGRATAQNFVYYVARALGAGLAPAAALALAQALGQDVRTAIALGGAGTLLAVLLARRLPETYRTALRGD
- a CDS encoding nucleoside deaminase, with the protein product MRVALEAARRAAAAGDVPVGAALVEGDRLLALGENRRERDQDPTAHAEVVALRGAATLRRRWHLEGTTLYVTLEPCPMCAGALVLARVDALVYAAADPRAGAVRTLWRIADDPRLNHRLEVRGGVLEAEAAELLRAFFRERR
- the menA gene encoding 1,4-dihydroxy-2-naphthoate octaprenyltransferase, with amino-acid sequence MKPVQARDLWRLARPETLPASLVPVAVGTAAAGLTGPLSPLWTADVLLVALLLQIGTNMANELFDYRRGLDRPGAVGIAGVLVSGRMRPRTLGFLTAGVYALAVLLGAALAAARGPVLLLLGLLAAALSLAYSAGPRPVAATPFGEALVFLLMGPLEVGVAEVAAGGRLTAAALWASLPVGLTVAAILLANNTRDLEKDREHGRRTLAILLGRERAARLLEGLLLGAPLLALPMAAGGLLPASSLLALLALPLALRLRKRLFLGNPVPPAGAFHLVSGLLLAAGLALAALL